In Vibrio stylophorae, the genomic stretch GATTGCGGGAAAGAAGTATTTTACGCCCTCGATGAAGCAGAAAAACAAGGCATTTTAGATCGTCTCGCCAACAAGCGCAGCAAGGTCAATGTGGTGCGATTTAAAGGTCTGGGTGAAATGAACCCACTGCAACTTCGCGAAACCACCATGGATCCAAATACCCGCCGTTTGGTTCAGTTGACCATTGATGATCATGAGCAAACCCATGAGATGATGGATATGCTACTCGGCAAAAAACGTTCGGAAGATCGCCGCCACTGGCTTCAAGCAAAAGGTGATTTGGCGGAAGTACAATGATCCACCCCTTTCGGCTTTTTGTTTGCCTGATCATATTCCTATTAAGCCCTGCTGCCTCAGCGGGGCTTGCGTCCATTCGTGAACAGGCAAAATCTGAGCCTTGGCAAGCACTCAATACGCTCAGAGCGCTTGAGGTTGATCCCCAACTGAAAGGGGCCAAGGCGGTACTGAAATGCCATATCGAGATGAAGCTGGGTCAATTTCCTGAAGCGCGAAAAACCGTGCGTCATGCCAATGAGCAGTTGAAATTATCCAACATTGAACAAATTCATCTGGAGCTTTGTGCCATTGAGGCTGCGATTGGGATGGGCCATTATGACCGCGCGCTGATTCGTGCAGAGCAACTCGATCCATACCAAAAAAATATACCACCAGAGCTCAAAGCCAGTATGTTGCTGCATATTGGCCGCGCTTGGCTAGCCGTCAACCAAAGTGATGAAGCGTTGCAGTATATTCAAGACAGCCGCTTTTTAACTTATCAATATGAACTGCCAACGATTCGTAACAGCACAGATTTTATGATTGCGCGGCTCTACTCTGAGCTGGGCAGTTATGATCGTGCAGCAGAGCTTTATAGCTTGGCTATCACCCAGTTTAAACAACAGGGCGATCTTTGGGATGAGCTACTGGCCCGCTATTACCTCACTCAATCCTATGTTCGTTTGAACCAAAATGCGGCAGCGGCGCGTCAAGCTAATGCCATTCGCCAATTGGCAAAAACCCTGCATACCCCGCAGAGCCAACTCCTTTACCATCTCAGCTATATCAAAATTTCAATGTCGCAGCATCGTTATGATCAGGCGCTTGAACAAGCAAAGATGGCAAAGCCCTTGGTTCTCAAGCTTGATGCCAGCACCTATGCGACCTCCTATTACTTGCTATTGGCGGATATCTATCAGCAGCGCCACAATCTCGAGGCTGCGCTCACCAGCCTTGAATCAGCCTGTCATTTAGCTGACCAACTCGGCCACTTTGACCGCTATCGCTACCGCGCTCGTATCTTGCAACGACGTAGCGCTATTTTTGCAGAGCAAGGCAAGTTTGAGCTCGCCTATCAAGCAAGCAAGGATTACAACATTCAACTACGTCAGCGAATGACGCTGCGTAACGACCTGATGTCAGCTCTTTTTAAAGCGCAATATAACGTTGAGCAGATGATGCTTAAAAATGCGCTGATGAAAAGTAAAGAACAGCTCGAAGAGCAAAATGAGCAAAAAAAAGTGATCATCATCATCAGCTTTATTTTGTTCCTACTCTTTTTATTGGTCTTGAGCCGCACACGAATTCAGCGATTAAAACGCGATGTCTCGCGTGACCCGCTGACAGGTTGCTACAATCGCCACCACTTTGAGTCGAGCAAGGTTCAGATTTGGCGTCATAATCCACAACTCGCGGTGATCCTCTTTGATATCGACCACTTTAAAGTGATTAACGATAACTTTGGTCATCCCATCGGGGATCAGGCACTCATCACCTTGGCGCACCTATTTCATGGCTCTCTACGTGATAACGATGCACTGATTCGTTTTGGTGGTGAAGAGTTTTTGATTATCTGCAAACACACCGATTACAAAGATATTGAGATGATCGCAGAGCGCCTACGACAAATTTGCGCCAACTACTCGTGGTCAAGCATCGCGGAAGGACTAAAGGTCACCGCAAGCTTTGGTATTGCAACCCGACAAAGCCAAGATCAAAATTTAGCCCAATTAATTCGTCGCGCCGATGCGGCGCTCTATCAAGCGAAGACAGCTGGCCGTAACTGTGTGATCACAGCAACCCCTGCGCCAATGTCCAAACCGATGGAACAACAACAATGACCGAACTAACCATGGACGGGGTGGAACAGCTTCCCCTTCGTCGCTTTACAGAAGACGCATATCTCAACTACTCCATGTACGTGATCATGGATCGTGCGCTGCCACATATCGGTGACGGTCTCAAACCGGTACAGCGTCGTATCATCTATGCGATGTCCGAGCTTGGCCTTAATGCCTCTGCCAAATATAAAAAATCGGCGCGTACCGTCGGCGACGTACTGGGTAAATATCACCCCCATGGTGACTCGGCCTGCTATGAAGCCATGGTATTGATGGCGCAGCCCTTCTCTTATCGCTATCCATTGGTCGATGGCCAAGGAAACTGGGGCGCACCGGATGATCCTAAATCCTTTGCAGCGATGCGTTACACCGAGTCAAAACTCTCACGCTTTGCTGAAGTGCTACTCGGTGAACTAGGTCAAGGCACGGCAGATTGGACCCCAAACTTTGATGGCACCATGAAAGAGCCATGCGTGCTACCTTCACGTTTACCGCATATTTTGCTCAATGGCGTCACCGGTATCGCCGTGGGTATGGCCACTGATATTCCACCACACAACGTGCGTGAAGTAGCCAATGCCGCAGTGGCACTTTTAGATAATCCAAATCTTGAACTGAAAGATGTACTGGATTACGTCAAAGGTCCTGATTATCCAACCGAAGCGGAAATCATCACCCCAAGCAGCGAGATCACCAAGATCTATCAAAGCGGCCGTGGCAGCATCAAAATGCGCGCGGTATGGCAAAAAGATGGCAATGACATTGTGATCACCGCGCTACCGCATCAAGTGTCTGGCGCTAAATTGCTTGAGCAGATCGCCAACCAAATGCGCGCTAAGAAATTGCCGATGGTGGATGATCTTCGTGATGAATCGGATCATGAAAACCCAACCCGCATTGTGATTGTACCGCGTTCCAATCGTGTGGACTGCGAACAGTTGATGAACCACCTCTTTGCTTCCACTGACTTGGAAAAGAGCTATCGCATCAACCTCAATATGATCGGCTTGGATGGTCGTCCACAGGTCAAAGGCTTACTCACCATTCTTAATGAGTGGCTGACCTTCCGCCGTGATACAGTGCGTCGCCGCTTGCAATATCGCCTAGATAAAGTACTGGCTCGCTTACACCTTTTGGATGGCTTGCTGATCGCTTATCTCAACATTGATGAAGTGATTGAGATCATTCGTAGCGAAGACAATCCGAAAGCTGAGCTCATGGCGCGCTTTGGTCTGTCCGATAAACAAGCAGAAGCGATTCTTGAAATTAAATTGCGCCAGTTGGCCAAACTTGAAGAGATCAAGATTCGCGGTGAACAAGATGAACTGAGCAAAGAGCGCGACAAGCTAGAGCAACTGCTCGGCTCTGAGCGCCGCATGAGCACTTTGCTGAAAAAAGAGATTTTGGCTGATGCCAAAACCTATGGCGACGATCGCCGCTCACCATTGGTTGAGCGTCACGAAGCCAAAGCATTGAATGAAAAAGATCTGATCCCAAGTGAACCGATCACTGTGGTGCTCTCTGAAAAAGGCTGGATTCGCCACGCCAAAGGCCATGATGTTGATGTCGCTGGCTTGAACTACAAATCTGGTGACCAGTATCTGGCATCGGCGCGTGGTAAGAGCAGCCAACCTGCAGTGTTTATCGGCACCGATGGTCGCACCTACGCGTTAGAATCACACAGCCTACCCTCTGCTCGCAGCCAAGGTGAGCCAATTACCGGCCGCCTTAACATCACGCCAAATACCACAGTACGTCAGGTAGTAATGGCTGAAGATGAACAATTGTGGCTAATGGGCTCAGATGCGGGTTATGGCTTTATCTGTAAGCATAGCGATCTGCAATCGAAAAACCGCAGCGGTAAAGCGATGCTGAGCTTGCCAGCCAATGCCGAAGTGCTACCGCCACAAGCGGTCACCAGCTTGGCAGAGGATGAGCTGCTCGCGATTACTAATGAAGGCCGCATGCTGCTGTTCCCAATTCAGGACTTGCCACAATTGCCGAAAGGTAAAGGGAATAAGATCATCAATATTCCAGCAGCACGCGCCAAAGCGCGAGAAGAGGTCTTGGCATATCTCACCGTGTTGCCAAAAGGCGCGCATATCACCCTCTATGCAGGTAAGCGTAAGCTCGGTCTGAAATGGGACGATCTCGCCAACTTCCGTGGTGAACGCGGTCGTCGCGGTGCCTTGTTGCCTCGCGGTCTACAGCGCGTTACCGGAATTGAAATTGAAATGCACGGCAGCGCAAGCGAGGAGCAGACATCGCAAGATGTCGAGTAACCCGTGTTGCTTTGTCCTCAATGAGCGCGCCCATGGCGCGCTCATTGCTAAAAGGCAGTGCATTTTTTCTCCGCATCGTTATACTGCCGTCACTTTGTTTGTAAGGAAGCCAACATGATCCTTGTGTTTCGTTTGTTGATGCTGGCTATTTTCGCCATTGTCACCTTTGTTTTTGGCACGCTGTATTGTTTGTTCAGCCCACGCAATCCTAAACACGTGTTTACCTTTGGTCGTCTATTTTCCAAACTCGCGCCTCTCTTTGGTATCAAGCTTGAGCTTCGTTTACCTGCCGATGCCTATCAGCGCGGTCCAAGCGTGTATATCGCCAACCACCAAAGTAACTGGGATCTATTCACTGTTTCCGCAGCCGTGGTTCCCAATGTGGTTACCGTCGGTAAAAAAAGCTTGGTTTGGCTTCCTCTTTTTGGCCAAATTTACTGGATCACAGGTAATATCCTGATCGACCGCGCTAATCGCAGCAAAGCGGTCAATACCATCAGCCAAGTGGTCGATAAAATTAAAGAACGCGCTGTTTCTATTTGGATGTTCCCTGAAGGCACCCGTTCACGTGGCCGTGGCTTATTGCCTTTTAAAACCGGTGCATTCCACGCCGCAGTCGCTGCCAAAGTGCCTGTCACACCAATTGTTTGTAGTGCCACCGATCAGGTAAAACTCAACCGTTGGAATAATGGCGTGGTGATTGTAGAGATGCTGCCGCAAATTGATTCATCGCAATATGCCAAAGAAAGCGTGCGTGAATACGCCAACCACTGCCACCAACTGATGGCAGAAAAGATCGAACAGCTCAATGCTGAGATCGCAGCGCGACAAAAGTCGCAGTAAACTTAACTCGTGTTGCTAAGGCACGCCTCGCGTGCCTTTTTTTGTGGAGTGCGATATGACTGAATTTGTCGTTTTAGTCGATCAGCAAGGACATCCCTGTGGAACGCAGGAAAAATTAACCGCGCACGAATTAGGTCAACGTCATCTGGCGTTCTCTGTACTTCTCTATCGTCGTCGCGGTGATGTGACTGAGCTGTTACTGCAACAGCGCGCCTTGCATAAATATCATTGCGGTGGTTTGTGGACCAATACCTGCTGTTCACACCCGCGCCCTGATGAAGCCATTGAAGCTGCGGTGTATCGCCGCCTGCGTGAAGAGATCAATCTCACCCTCACCACGCCTTTGGTTGACCTATCCCCCTTTGAATATCGAGCGGCGCTGAGCAATGGGCTGGTTGAACACGAATGGGATCACTGTTTTCTCGCCCCCTATGACGGTCCGCTTCCCCCGGCCAATCCTGATGAAGTGATGGCTTTGGAGTGGCAGCCCCTAAATCATGTTTGCGAACACCTTGCCGCCCATCCACACTGTTATACACCGTGGTTTGGTCAAGTGTTGGCAAAAGCAAGCACTTGGTTACAACAACATCAAGTGACCTGATATTGATCAATTGAACGGATAAAACATGGATTGAAAGGTGATCTCTGTCACGCCTTCCATTACCATGTGCCCCTTTTCGCCCCAGCAGTTTATCGGCAATACCCCATAGACTGCTCCGTCGCCACCGCGCGACATTTACAAGGTTTGTACTGAGGTTTGACATAGATGCCATTTGCATTGGGACAGCGCTGGATCAGCGACAGCGAAAGTGATTTAGGTTTAGGTACTGTGATTGCGGTTGAAGCCCGCACTGTAACCCTTTTGTTTCCAGCCAGTGAAGAGAATCGCGTCTATGCACGCAATGATGCCCCTTTAACCCGTGTGATGTTTAATCCCGGCGATCAAATTCAAAGCCATGAAGGCTGGGAGCTTTTAGTCGCGCAAGTGGAAGAGCAAGGCGGCCTACTCACCTACCACGGCACTCGTATTGATACCAGCGAAACTGACGTCGCACTGCGTGAAATTTTGCTGTGCCACACCATTCAACTGAGCAAACCTCAAGA encodes the following:
- a CDS encoding GGDEF domain-containing protein translates to MIHPFRLFVCLIIFLLSPAASAGLASIREQAKSEPWQALNTLRALEVDPQLKGAKAVLKCHIEMKLGQFPEARKTVRHANEQLKLSNIEQIHLELCAIEAAIGMGHYDRALIRAEQLDPYQKNIPPELKASMLLHIGRAWLAVNQSDEALQYIQDSRFLTYQYELPTIRNSTDFMIARLYSELGSYDRAAELYSLAITQFKQQGDLWDELLARYYLTQSYVRLNQNAAAARQANAIRQLAKTLHTPQSQLLYHLSYIKISMSQHRYDQALEQAKMAKPLVLKLDASTYATSYYLLLADIYQQRHNLEAALTSLESACHLADQLGHFDRYRYRARILQRRSAIFAEQGKFELAYQASKDYNIQLRQRMTLRNDLMSALFKAQYNVEQMMLKNALMKSKEQLEEQNEQKKVIIIISFILFLLFLLVLSRTRIQRLKRDVSRDPLTGCYNRHHFESSKVQIWRHNPQLAVILFDIDHFKVINDNFGHPIGDQALITLAHLFHGSLRDNDALIRFGGEEFLIICKHTDYKDIEMIAERLRQICANYSWSSIAEGLKVTASFGIATRQSQDQNLAQLIRRADAALYQAKTAGRNCVITATPAPMSKPMEQQQ
- the parC gene encoding DNA topoisomerase IV subunit A; the encoded protein is MTELTMDGVEQLPLRRFTEDAYLNYSMYVIMDRALPHIGDGLKPVQRRIIYAMSELGLNASAKYKKSARTVGDVLGKYHPHGDSACYEAMVLMAQPFSYRYPLVDGQGNWGAPDDPKSFAAMRYTESKLSRFAEVLLGELGQGTADWTPNFDGTMKEPCVLPSRLPHILLNGVTGIAVGMATDIPPHNVREVANAAVALLDNPNLELKDVLDYVKGPDYPTEAEIITPSSEITKIYQSGRGSIKMRAVWQKDGNDIVITALPHQVSGAKLLEQIANQMRAKKLPMVDDLRDESDHENPTRIVIVPRSNRVDCEQLMNHLFASTDLEKSYRINLNMIGLDGRPQVKGLLTILNEWLTFRRDTVRRRLQYRLDKVLARLHLLDGLLIAYLNIDEVIEIIRSEDNPKAELMARFGLSDKQAEAILEIKLRQLAKLEEIKIRGEQDELSKERDKLEQLLGSERRMSTLLKKEILADAKTYGDDRRSPLVERHEAKALNEKDLIPSEPITVVLSEKGWIRHAKGHDVDVAGLNYKSGDQYLASARGKSSQPAVFIGTDGRTYALESHSLPSARSQGEPITGRLNITPNTTVRQVVMAEDEQLWLMGSDAGYGFICKHSDLQSKNRSGKAMLSLPANAEVLPPQAVTSLAEDELLAITNEGRMLLFPIQDLPQLPKGKGNKIINIPAARAKAREEVLAYLTVLPKGAHITLYAGKRKLGLKWDDLANFRGERGRRGALLPRGLQRVTGIEIEMHGSASEEQTSQDVE
- a CDS encoding 1-acylglycerol-3-phosphate O-acyltransferase — encoded protein: MILVFRLLMLAIFAIVTFVFGTLYCLFSPRNPKHVFTFGRLFSKLAPLFGIKLELRLPADAYQRGPSVYIANHQSNWDLFTVSAAVVPNVVTVGKKSLVWLPLFGQIYWITGNILIDRANRSKAVNTISQVVDKIKERAVSIWMFPEGTRSRGRGLLPFKTGAFHAAVAAKVPVTPIVCSATDQVKLNRWNNGVVIVEMLPQIDSSQYAKESVREYANHCHQLMAEKIEQLNAEIAARQKSQ
- the idi gene encoding isopentenyl-diphosphate Delta-isomerase; this translates as MTEFVVLVDQQGHPCGTQEKLTAHELGQRHLAFSVLLYRRRGDVTELLLQQRALHKYHCGGLWTNTCCSHPRPDEAIEAAVYRRLREEINLTLTTPLVDLSPFEYRAALSNGLVEHEWDHCFLAPYDGPLPPANPDEVMALEWQPLNHVCEHLAAHPHCYTPWFGQVLAKASTWLQQHQVT